From Hermetia illucens chromosome 6, iHerIll2.2.curated.20191125, whole genome shotgun sequence, one genomic window encodes:
- the LOC119659115 gene encoding uncharacterized protein LOC119659115, which produces MPRQKFPIADLTCPVLRKLLRDRELRSAGRKPDLVKRLIDSEGSDEIELSDNEIEDNDDDLRQTVSALVENVVSIMAAIKNGQVGVPPVPPVPPVPSAVLPQDDDAIAEAHHQRTPFSITAPTHSTAFGDIEPTLRRRNETMTSTDRGIPEQFIDRIEKLAQVYHWEEYLVLFAAQAKLKGPAKQWIDGLQTTFATWDELSKALIADFPSRFTTEDMRQRLDSSRRAHNETTEEYFFRVCAMGRRAKLDDETIVYYIRRGLCMKPLQTAIATMHFNTPSEMLVAIRRFVANDPGTNDSSNSVRGERTNILRSPPLLNAANQNSRLCYNCFERGHLSLNCPKPQRRPRCVKCNRTGHAQNDCPTAARTEANRRETINRIAQHTDNKLLTKTVEIGDDEFECIVDSASSCSLIRQSEAQRIGQIKQFEPAQQLKGFGGAVYLCNKKIIATIRIDDVILEGVLYIVDDEQMDKPILIGTDILLQEGRCCTIRGREFKMKSEFENIRTGPISSIDKEQLSEVLEKWHKCFSTNLSTIGRSNSTEMEIRVTTSKPVSRQPYKVPFPRRLKVEGDRRATESWNNSTERVGIFISGHTGREIRWYRPALYRLSSIKRDYRYYQIPIAESSKKYTAFATHIGQYEFNVVPFGLTNAPFKFQREIRKITSRMKRRVVSYVDEIIIPSKNIKEGLEALDEFLGILAEIGMTLNIKKCTFLATEVSFLGHRITKEGLLPGEVKTDAIQKFPTPSNRTEVRRFLGLTSFFRRFVQGYAQIALPLTRLLKTKDAEPFTWTFLEQEAFDTLRRALYHPPILEIYDVKRQHEVHTDASSNGIAGVLLQESDNGLKPVMYFSRKCSETEAKYHSHELEVLAIVDSLERFRMFLIGKRFRVITDCAAITSTKNKTPLHPHIARWWLRLQEFDCEYIH; this is translated from the exons ATGCCGCGACAAAAATTCCCAATCGCAGATTTAACGTGCCCGGTATTACGGAAGTTGCTGCGCGACCGGGAGTTGAGATCGGCCGGGCGAAAACCGGATTTAGTGAAGCGGTTGATCGACAGTGAAGGTAGCGATGAAATCGAATTGTCCGACAACGAAATCGAGGACAATGACGACGACCTTCGACAGACGGTTTCCGCTTTGGTGGAAAATGTGGTGTCAATAATGGCGGCCATTAAAAATGGCCAAGTCGGTGTACCACCCGTACCACCTGTTCCACCCGTTCCATCAGCTGTCCTACCCCAAGACGACGATGCTATTGCCGAAGCCCATCATCAACGCACACCATTCAGTATTACCGCACCGACTCATTCAACGGCTTTCGGCGATATCGAGCCGACACTACGACGGCGCAACGAGACGATGACGTCAACCGACCGCGGAATAC CCGAACAATTCATCGACCGAATTGAAAAATTGGCTCAGGTATATCACTGGGAGGAATACCTCGTTCTGTTTGCCGCTCAGGCTAAGTTGAAAGGCCCAGCGAAACAATGGATTGACGGATTGCAAACGACGTTTGCAACGTGGGATGAACtctccaaagcgctaattgcagATTTCCCCAGTCGATTTACGACAGAAGATATGCGACAGCGGCTCGATAGCAGCCGTCGCGCACACAACGAAACAACCGAAGAATATTTTTTCCGCGTCTGCGCAATGGGACGACGGGCGAAGCTTGACGACGAAACGATCGTGTATTACATACGACGAGGGCTTTGTATGAAACCATTACAAACTGCCATAGCCACGATGCATTTCAACACGCCGAGCGAAATGCTAGTGGCCATACGACGATTCGTAGCGAACGATCCGGGAACGAACGATAGTTCCAATAGCGTTCGGGGTGAACGAACGAATATACTCCGATCGCCGCCGCTGCTGAATGCTGCAAATCAAAACTCGAGGCTATGTTACAATTGTTTCGAAAGAGGGCATTTGTCGTTGAACTGTCCGAAGCCGCAACGAAGACCACGATGCGTGAAATGCAATAGAACTGGCCATGCGCAGAATGACTGCCCGACAGCCGCGCGAACAGAAGCCAACCGCCGAGAGACAATAAATCGTATAGCACAACACACAGACAACAAATTGCTAACGAAGACAGTGGAAATAGGCGACGATGAATTTGAGTGTATTGTGGACTCAGCAAGTAGCTGTTCTTTGATCAGACAGTCTGAGGCTCAACGAATTGGACAGATTAAACAATTCGAGCCAGCACAACAACTTAAAGGGTTCGGTGGAGCTGTATAcctttgcaataagaaaataattgcaaCAATCAGAATTGACGACGTGATACTGGAGGGAGTTTTGTATATCGTGGACGACGAGCAGATGGATAAGCCGATACTCATTGGAACCGATATTCTACTGCAAGAAGGTAGGTGCTGCACAATTCGTGGTcgtgaatttaaaatgaaatcggAATTCGAGAACATACGAACCGGACCAATATCATCAATCGATAAAGAACAACTGTCTGAAGTATTGGAAAAATGGCATAAGTGTTTTTCTACTAATTTATCAACGATCGGTCGTTCAAATTCCACCGAAATGGAAATCCGTGTTACAACCAGCAAACCAGTCAGTCGACAGCCTTACAAGGTTCCGTTCCCGAGGCGATTGAAAGTGGAAGGTGATCGACGAGCTACTGAAAGCTGGAATAATTCGACCGAGCGAGTCGGAATATTCATCTCCGGTCATACTGGTCGCGAAATCAGATGGTACAGACCGGCTTTGTATCGATTATCGAGCATTAAACGCGATTACA GATATTACCAAATCCCGATTGCCGAATCATCGAAAAAGTATACGGCTTTCGCCACTCATATAGGCCAATATGAATTCAACGTAGTTCCATTTGGATTGACCAACGCTCcattcaaattccaaagagaAATCCGAAAAATCACATCGAGAATGAAACGACGAGTAGTATCTTATGTTGACGAAATCATCATACCGagcaaaaatatcaaagaaggcTTGGAAGCGTTGGATGAGTTCTTAGGAATATTAGCGGAAATCGGTATGAcattaaatataaagaaatgtacATTTTTAGCGACCGAAGTATCCTTTTTGGGACATCGAATCACTAAGGAAGGTCTTCTACCCGGTGAAGTGAAAACCGATGCAATCCAGAAATTCCCAACACCTAGTAATCGAACCGAGGTTCGACGGTTTCTTGGACTAACTAGTTTCTTTCGACGATTCGTTCAAGGATATGCTCAGATAGCTTTACCGTTAACTCGATTGCTGAAAACGAAGGATGCGGAACCATTTACATGGACATTTCTTGAACAGGAAGCATTCGATACCTTACGAAGAGCTCTTTATCATCCACCGATTTTAGAGATCTACGACGTCAAGCGACAGCACGAAGTCCACACGGACGCGAGTTCGAATGGAATTGCTGGAGTGTTACTTCAAGAGAGCGACAACGGGTTAAAACCTGTCATGTACTTCAGTCGGAAGTGCTCGGAGACCGAAGCGAAATATCACAGTCATGAGCTAGAGGTTCTAGCTATAGTCGACAGCCTGGAACGGTTCAGAATGTTTTTGATCGGAAAGAGGTTTCGTGTCATTACTGATTGTGCTGCAATAACATCTACGAAAAATAAAACGCCGTTACATCCTCACATTGCTAGATGGTGGCTACGTCTTCAGGAATTCGATTGTGAATACATCCATTGA